In Streptomyces nodosus, one DNA window encodes the following:
- a CDS encoding GTP-binding protein yields the protein MDYNSSDTVPGPRAEDHLPHTAQAAAKIVIVGGFGVGKTTMVGSVSEIRPLTTEETMTQAGIGVDDDYGSDSKTATTVAMDFGRISVTEQLVLYLFGTPGQERFWFLWNGLFEGALGAVVLLDTRRLEVSFDVIGRLEERGVPFVVAVNSFPDAPRHPVEELRAALDLSPEIPIVECDARRRASSRDVLMTLMRFLYALTVRGATV from the coding sequence ATGGACTACAACAGCTCTGACACCGTCCCGGGTCCACGCGCCGAGGACCATCTGCCGCACACGGCACAGGCCGCGGCCAAGATCGTGATCGTGGGCGGTTTCGGTGTCGGCAAGACGACCATGGTGGGTTCCGTCAGCGAGATCAGACCGCTGACGACCGAGGAGACCATGACACAGGCGGGCATCGGGGTCGACGACGACTACGGCTCCGACAGCAAGACCGCCACCACCGTGGCCATGGACTTCGGACGGATCAGCGTCACCGAGCAGCTGGTGCTGTATCTGTTCGGCACCCCGGGCCAGGAACGCTTCTGGTTTCTGTGGAACGGCCTGTTCGAGGGCGCGCTGGGCGCGGTCGTGCTGCTGGACACCCGCCGGCTGGAGGTCAGCTTCGATGTCATCGGCCGGCTGGAGGAGCGCGGTGTGCCCTTCGTGGTCGCGGTCAACTCCTTCCCCGACGCGCCCCGTCACCCGGTGGAGGAGCTCCGTGCGGCCCTCGATCTGTCCCCGGAGATCCCGATCGTCGAGTGTGACGCGCGCCGACGGGCCTCCAGCCGGGACGTGCTGATGACGCTGATGCGCTTTCTGTACGCGCTGACGGTGCGCGGGGCGACCGTCTGA
- a CDS encoding cytochrome P450, whose amino-acid sequence MTPESHSLTGRDLSGTDDDPLDGPTPVPPPGCPAHRRGPGGARRLYGPEAEDLGALYEELRAEHGAVAPALLHDDVPIWVVLGHAENLHMLRSPAHFTRDSRIWAPLLSGRVRPDHPLTPHFAWQPICSFAEGAEHQRLRGAVTAAMSTIDHRGLRRFIDRATQSLVDRFCEDGRADLVGGFADHLPMAVMCEVLGMPEEYGDRIVHAARDMLKGTETAIASNRYIVDALSRLTARRRARPEDDFTSRLISHPAGLTDDEIREHLRLVLIAAYEATANLLANVLRVVLTDPRFRAQLNGGQMTVPEAVEQSLWDEPPFSSILGYFAKQDTELGGRRIRRGDGLLLGIAPGNVDPRVRPDLSVPLQGNRSHLAFSGGPHECPGQDIGRAIADIGVDALLMRLPDIRLDCAEDELRRTGFLASRTLVELPVRFEPRPRQGAAPPPDLHPVSQCPGRLLTTPGTESAAAAASRGAVRPDTPQPGAARAVETEPGGARPGAPERGSAQPAGPEPGGRPWSPGPARGFWQRMLRRWRGR is encoded by the coding sequence GTGACGCCTGAATCCCACTCCCTGACCGGCAGGGACCTCAGCGGTACGGACGACGACCCGCTGGACGGCCCCACCCCGGTCCCGCCGCCGGGCTGCCCGGCCCACCGCCGCGGCCCCGGCGGAGCGCGCCGGCTGTACGGTCCCGAGGCGGAGGACCTGGGGGCCCTGTACGAGGAACTCCGTGCCGAACACGGGGCCGTGGCCCCCGCGCTGCTCCATGACGATGTGCCGATCTGGGTGGTGCTCGGGCACGCCGAGAACCTGCACATGCTGCGTTCCCCCGCGCACTTCACCCGGGACAGCCGCATCTGGGCCCCGCTGCTGTCCGGCCGGGTCAGGCCCGACCATCCGCTGACGCCGCACTTCGCCTGGCAGCCCATCTGCTCGTTCGCCGAGGGCGCGGAGCATCAGCGGCTGCGCGGCGCGGTCACCGCGGCCATGTCGACGATCGACCACCGGGGCCTGCGCCGCTTCATCGACCGCGCCACACAGTCCCTGGTCGACCGGTTCTGCGAGGACGGCCGGGCCGACCTGGTCGGCGGCTTCGCCGACCATCTGCCGATGGCGGTGATGTGCGAGGTCCTCGGCATGCCCGAGGAGTACGGCGACCGGATCGTGCACGCCGCCCGGGACATGCTCAAGGGCACCGAGACCGCGATCGCCAGCAACCGGTACATCGTGGACGCCCTCAGCCGGCTCACCGCCCGCCGCCGTGCCCGGCCCGAGGACGACTTCACCAGCCGTCTGATCAGCCACCCGGCGGGGCTCACCGACGACGAGATCAGGGAGCATCTGCGCCTGGTCCTGATCGCCGCCTACGAGGCCACGGCCAATCTCCTCGCCAATGTGCTGCGGGTGGTGCTCACCGATCCCCGGTTCAGGGCCCAGCTCAACGGCGGGCAGATGACGGTGCCCGAGGCGGTGGAGCAGTCCCTGTGGGACGAGCCGCCCTTCAGCAGCATCCTCGGCTATTTCGCCAAGCAGGACACCGAGTTGGGCGGCCGGCGCATCCGCAGGGGGGACGGGCTGCTGCTGGGCATCGCGCCCGGCAATGTCGACCCCCGGGTGCGGCCCGACCTCTCCGTCCCGCTGCAGGGCAACCGTTCGCATCTCGCCTTCAGCGGTGGCCCCCATGAATGCCCGGGCCAGGACATCGGCCGTGCCATCGCGGACATCGGTGTGGACGCGCTGCTGATGCGGCTGCCGGACATCCGGCTGGACTGCGCCGAGGACGAACTGCGCCGGACCGGGTTCCTCGCCTCCCGGACCCTGGTGGAACTGCCGGTCCGGTTCGAACCGAGGCCACGGCAGGGGGCGGCACCGCCGCCGGACCTGCACCCGGTGTCGCAGTGCCCCGGCCGGCTGCTCACGACGCCCGGGACCGAGTCCGCCGCGGCGGCGGCGTCGCGCGGTGCCGTCCGGCCGGACACACCGCAGCCGGGTGCCGCGCGGGCGGTGGAGACGGAACCCGGGGGCGCACGGCCCGGCGCGCCGGAACGGGGGAGCGCGCAGCCGGCCGGCCCTGAGCCGGGCGGCCGGCCGTGGTCGCCCGGTCCGGCTCGGGGGTTCTGGCAGCGGATGCTGCGCCGGTGGCGGGGGAGGTGA
- a CDS encoding DUF742 domain-containing protein, whose product MTPPRRRRRHPGKEYPPEPAAADGGQEQNPERLYILTGAGGGGERAPIDLVTLIVADGEPLPTVTPEQSALLRLCRTPLSVAEISAYLELPASVVTVLLTDLLAAGLVQARAPIVRQEMPDRSLLEAVMHGLQQL is encoded by the coding sequence ATGACTCCTCCCCGGCGCCGTCGACGCCACCCAGGAAAGGAGTACCCGCCGGAGCCCGCCGCGGCGGACGGCGGCCAGGAGCAGAACCCCGAGCGGCTGTACATCCTCACCGGCGCGGGGGGCGGGGGCGAGCGGGCCCCGATCGACCTGGTCACCCTGATCGTGGCGGACGGCGAGCCGCTGCCCACCGTGACGCCGGAGCAGTCGGCACTGCTCCGGCTGTGCCGGACACCCCTGTCGGTGGCGGAGATCTCGGCCTACCTCGAGCTGCCGGCCAGCGTGGTGACCGTCCTGCTCACCGATCTGCTGGCGGCCGGGCTGGTCCAGGCACGCGCCCCGATCGTCCGGCAGGAGATGCCCGACCGTTCCCTCCTCGAAGCGGTGATGCATGGACTACAACAGCTCTGA
- a CDS encoding roadblock/LC7 domain-containing protein: MIQQRGNFDWLLKELADGVPGIHQIVVLSADGLRIARYGGDPDGADRVAAACAGLQSLAGAVAAEIPGSDGRMHMVVIEIDGGYFYLMAAGPNAYLAVLADTVAEAGLMSNRMRDLVLRIGSHLTSPPRRDGQTV; the protein is encoded by the coding sequence GTGATCCAGCAGCGAGGCAACTTCGACTGGTTGCTGAAGGAACTCGCCGACGGCGTACCGGGGATCCATCAGATCGTGGTGCTCTCCGCCGACGGTCTGCGTATCGCCCGCTACGGCGGCGACCCGGACGGGGCCGACCGGGTCGCCGCGGCCTGCGCCGGACTGCAGAGCCTGGCCGGGGCGGTGGCCGCCGAGATCCCCGGCAGCGACGGACGGATGCACATGGTCGTCATCGAGATCGACGGCGGCTACTTCTATCTGATGGCGGCCGGGCCCAACGCCTATCTCGCGGTGCTCGCGGACACGGTCGCGGAGGCCGGTCTGATGAGCAACCGGATGCGTGACCTGGTCCTGCGCATCGGCTCCCATCTGACGAGTCCGCCGCGGCGTGACGGGCAGACCGTATGA